In the Hordeum vulgare subsp. vulgare chromosome 7H, MorexV3_pseudomolecules_assembly, whole genome shotgun sequence genome, one interval contains:
- the LOC123407522 gene encoding protein MICRORCHIDIA 1-like: MPAAMAGGDGGMGSGPRSLDCRSFWKAGAFEAPSAAAREFYDVLETGDFDRARVHPKFLHTNATSHKWAFGAIAELLDNAVDEICNGATFIKVDKSINLKDSSPMLVFQDDGGGMDPEGVRQCISLGFSTKKSKTTIGQYGNGFKTSTMRLGADAIVFTRAIRGSNVTLSVGLLSYTFLRRTMKDDIVVPVLDFQIQDGHIVPLVYGSQGDWDSSLKIILDWSPFSSMEELLQQFKDIESHGTKVVIYDLWMNDDGLLELDFDDDDEDILLRDQAKATAGTTKIQKEIIEQHISHRLRFSLRAYTSILYLKKYANFQIILRGKVVEHISVAHDLKFKKVFTYKPQVTHDSQVVSVKVDVGFAKEAPVLGIFGMNVYHKNRLIMPFWKVLQEGSSRGRSVVGVLEANFIEPAHDKQDFERTPLFIRLETKLRQIIIEYWKNNCHLIGYQPMNPQLKTQYKAAKAPGGPGHQFQKKSSTAQRIGAHSSNLLPETYDDTAVFGLSANGAGSGLQFSGRAQEKSTNSAGLEEDLVNIASDGELDPNVIEKLSDENISLFTRREELKQRDTQLKQTILELEHELEETKRKCSQLSTELQVRKSQQQLPYM, translated from the exons ATGCCAGCGGCAATGGCCGGCGGCGATGGCGGCATGGGCAGTGGCCCTCGATCCCTCGATTGCCGTAGCTTCTGGAAGGCCGGCGCGTTCGAggccccctccgccgccgcccgcgagTTCTACG ACGTGCTGGAGACAGGGGACTTCGACCGCGCGCGGGTGCACCCGAAGTTCCTGCACACCAACGCGACCTCCCACAAGTGGGCGTTCGGAG ctaTAGCTGAACTTCTTGACAATGCAGTTGATGAG ATTTGCAATGGAGCCACATTCATAAAAGTGGATAAAAGCATCAATTTAAAAGACAGTAGCCCAATGCTGGTTTTCCAAG ACGATGGAGGAGGAATGGATCCTGAAGGTGTACGGCAATGCATAAGTTTAGGATTCTCAACCAAGAAATCAAAGACAACCATTGGCCAGT ATGGAAATGGCTTTAAGACAAGCACAATGAGACTTGGTGCTGATGCAATTGTTTTTACTCGTGCAATCCGTGGGAG TAATGTTACCTTGAGTGTTGGCTTGCTCTCATACACTTTCTTGAGGAGAACAATGAAGGATGACATAGTTGTCCCTGTG CTCGATTTTCAAATCCAAGATGGCCACATTGTGCCTTTGGTGTATGGTTCACAAGGTGATTGGGATAGTAGCTTGAAGATAATACTTGATTGGTCCCCCTTTTCTTCAATGGAAGAACTGCTACAGCAG TTCAAGGATATTGAGAGCCATGGAACTAAGGTGGTGATATATGATCTATGGATGAATGATGATGGCCTTTTAGAACTTGActtcgatgatgacgatgag GACATATTACTTAGAGATCAAGCTAAAGCTACTGCGGGGACGACAAAGATCCAAAAAGAAATTATTGAGCAACATATATCCCACAGACTCAGATTCTCTTTGCGC GCGTATACTTCCATCCTTTATCTTAAGAAATATGCGAACTTCCAAATTATATTAAGGGGAAAAGTGGTTGAACATATAAGTGTTGCCCATGATCTGAAGTTTAAGAAAGTATTTACTTACAAGCCTCAAGTTACGCATGATTCTCAAGTG GTCTCAGTGAAGGTAGATGTTGGATTTGCCAAGGAGGCACCagttttgggcatttttgggATGAATGTCTACCATAAAAATCGACTAATAATG CCCTTCTGGAAGGTTCTTCAGGAAGGATCTAGCAGAGGGAGGAGTGTTGTAG GTGTACTTGAGGCAAATTTTATTGAACCGGCACATGACAAACAGGATTTTGAGAGGACTCCACTATTCATTCGTCTGGAAACTAAACTTAGACAAATTATCATTGAGTACTG GAAAAACAACTGTCATTTGATAGGTTACCAGCCAATGAATCCACAATTAAAAACACAGTATAAAGCTGCCAAAGCTCCAGGTGGTCCTGGACATCAGTTTCAGAAGAAATCGTCTACTGCTCAGAGGATTGGAGCACATTCATCAAATTTGCTACCGGAAACATATGATGACACAGCAGTCTTTGGATTGTCAGCTAATGGTGCAG GTTCTGGTTTGCAATTTTCTGGCCGAGCACAAGAAAAAAGTACAAATTCAGCAGGCTTGGAAGAG GATCTAGTCAATATTGCCTCTGATGGTGAACTTGATCCGAATGTCATTGAGAAGCTGAGTGATGAAAACATTTCTCTGTTCACAAG GCGTGAGGAGCTTAAACAACGAGATACACAATTGAAGCAGACG ATTTTGGAGTTGGAGCATGAACTAGAGGAAACAAAAAGGAAATGCTCTCAGCTTTCTACTGAGCTGCAGGTGCGGAAGAGCCAGCAGCAGCTCCCATACATGTGA